AGGTATCCGCCGGACGTTCATCGGACTTTATAATCCCTAATCCTGAAATCACAGTCGGCGTTATTTCAGGCGGCAGTAAGGCAATTTCTGTTGCCTGGGACGTATTTTCTGTTGGAATACTGGTCGGATCAAATACCATCGTCGGTGATGGCACGACCTCAACAACTTGCTGTGTTGGCTGTGGCAATACCACATCGACAGTAACTGTAGGCGACGCTTCTGGCATCGTCACGACCACCTCAGGCGTTGCAGTTATTTCAATCACAACCTGGGTAGGCGTGAACTCTATAGCAGAGTCTACAACACTCGTAGCCACAATCTCTGATATCGCTGTTGGCGATGCTTCAATGATTTGCGTGGGCTGTTCTACTGGCAGGCCCTGCGTTGGAGAAGGTTCAATCACAACTGGCTGTGTAGGTGAAGCCTCAACTGGCAATACCTCAGTTGGCGGCACCTGCGTTGGTAGAACTTGAGTTGGTGGGATCTCAGTCGGTGGCACCTCGGTTGGTGGCACTTGCGTCGGCGGGACTACAGTTGGAGGAATCTGTGTCGGTGGCACCTGTGTTGGAGGAATCTGTGTCGGCGGCGGCAAAGTAGGCTGAATCGGCTGTTCTACTGGAGCACTCCCAACAGCTTGCGTCGGTTCCACGACTGTTGCAGGATCTATAGGGGCTTCAGGTGTCGTCTGGTTTGCCAACACAAAGTGCGTGCAAGCGATAATGACAATTGCAAAGATCTTCCACGATCTTGATTTCCAGTTAGACTTTTCCATGATTAGCCCATCTTACCTTGATGGGTGTGGCCTATTAGACCACACCCAAATTCGTGCGTTGACTGTTGATGACTAGCGTGATCTGCGTGTGAAGAAGAACAGACCAACAAGACCGACGAGACCAACAATGACAAGTAACAGGGCACCCAGCCACAAAGCATTGTTCTGTGTATCTTCAGCCGGCTGCGTTGGTGCGGGTTGGGTTGCTTCTACAGTGCTATCCGCAGCCACTGTTGCCTGTTCAGGCG
The Phototrophicus methaneseepsis DNA segment above includes these coding regions:
- a CDS encoding dockerin type I domain-containing protein, whose amino-acid sequence is MEKSNWKSRSWKIFAIVIIACTHFVLANQTTPEAPIDPATVVEPTQAVGSAPVEQPIQPTLPPPTQIPPTQVPPTQIPPTVVPPTQVPPTEVPPTEIPPTQVLPTQVPPTEVLPVEASPTQPVVIEPSPTQGLPVEQPTQIIEASPTAISEIVATSVVDSAIEFTPTQVVIEITATPEVVVTMPEASPTVTVDVVLPQPTQQVVEVVPSPTMVFDPTSIPTENTSQATEIALLPPEITPTVISGLGIIKSDERPADTSTGLSSPILDPTATAVLPKSNVSGQVHLLRQDVPVTVAIAGDAFVEVMTIVGDDAFSIDLEPGLYEVRVNAAHYAARVMQIDVDTESVVLPTISLTGGDVNDDERVDMADIGLVSSYLGIRVPDAPSFADLNNDGIVNINDLVLVSMNLGKDS